TACTTCATCTTTCTGTTCTGCTTATTGCCTAATCACATAATCTGCAGATTCTAGTACAACAGTGAGATATTCAATGGAAGCAGCGATGGCAACTCTGTCATGTGGTAAAGATAGTAAATTGTCACACTAACTTAAAAAACCTCTCCTCCTTCCTAGCTCTTGGTTTAACTATACGTTTTAGCCATTTTATCTGGGAATGATTTACCGTTAGTCACCAGGTGATATTAGCTGAGTTATAAAGGTTGCTTCAGAGTTAATCACTAGAGAGCATTAGAAATAGGTCACATGGAAAAATAGCAGGTACCCTCAAAATAAGCCACCTGCCAGATGCAGGTACCTAAGAATCATGGCAGGTGTTAATTCAGATCTCTCCTCCATGGTCTGCCTTTCCCACTCCTAGCTGCCTGGTTCTGTTAGTTTGGTTTTGTGttcattttccttttctcctttttccttGGCACTTACTGATTTATAAGTAGAGAGCCATGACAAAGCTGCTGGAAGCTTTGTAGACATAGTAGCAGGGCTTGTCAGGCAGCGCCAGTGAATCCCTGAGGAGTTCCCATTTGCCCTTGTCTTTTAGTAGAGTTTCAGGAAAAATGAGCTCTGTGCCTACATTCAATCCACCGTCTTTAGATGACTCACACTGTGAACAGAAGGTACCCGTCCTCTTAAAAATGTCTGGTTAGGGTATGGActtggtgttctaaagttgtgaTAGAGTCTCCTCGACAgctttctcagttttctctctgaaTATTAGATAAACACTTCGCTGTAGCTTTCTTGCTTATTTTAAGCCTCCTTTCTAAGAAAATAGGAGCTCAGTCACTGGCTTAACAAAATTAAGTCTCTCAGGGTGACAGTTTGAAAGAATATaggcagcaaacctgatttctcagcaggCTGTAGGGTGGCCCTCCTCAGAGCAGGACAGCAGGACAGGGCAGTAAGGACATTCCACCACCCAACATAAACTGGGGCAAAACAGTGTCAGACAGATGGAGGTGGAGATGTCCACTAGACTACTGAGTGGACCCCACCATGTGGAAGAACTCATTCTTCTGTTTGGGAGTGACAGAAAAATAGGAGTTTGGCAGATGGACAAGGGATAGTGGGCATTCTAGAAGGAGAAATACAAGAGAGTGTGGCACTTGGAGGAAACAACAGGGAGACTGATTTGTGGCCTTGATATCCTTTGGGCCATTATTGGGGAAAGGTCTGCAGACATAGCAGGCTGACAGGCCCTGTGAGTCCAGCCTGAGTTcatcctaggcaagtgctgtcTTCCCAGTGACATGTCAGCTCAGGTGTCAGGATTTTAATGATAATATCTTAGTACTTTATTGAGGATATATGACCTTTAATAAAGACTTTTAAAGATGCTGACAGATAAACCCCTGTGATTTGAAGGCAGCTTGCCCTCTAGTCATAAAGTAGACTGCCTTACAGGACAGGATCTGTATTTGAAATGAAATTTGTACAAGTTGTTTACTGCTTGAATTCCAGAAAAAcaataaagaacttttttttttcttcccactttTACCTGAAAGAATTCAAGCCCCAAATCTGTGGCCCATGGATTAGGAGATACTAATGACACTGTGAAGAGCCCAGTAGAATATTGATAGCACCAAGGATTTTCTCTTATTTCTCAATTGAGTCAATGCCCTTTAACCTGTTTGAATCTAGGACCgcttagaaaaatttaaaaatgctatcGTTCTTCTCTCTATAAGAATCTCAGTATGCATGCTTTCAATTCTGTATAGACCACCAGAGTTCCCAGGGGCCCTGCTGAGCTGCCATGGGCCCCACTTAAGACCCTGGTCTCATTCAGGGCTGGTAATCCAGCTATAGCCATCCTGGAAAGGACTGGTGAGGGCCCCAGTGTGATCTTCAAAGCAGTAAGTGCCGTGGGCACCTGTTTTGCTGATTAGACATGCAAACCAAGCTCTTCTGACATTGTACTGGCTCAGGAAAAGCACCCAGCAAATTTCagaatagaataaaaaataagcagTCACAACTACCTAGAGATTCTGGGTCTCCTTCTGTTTGCTGATGATTCTGaatagttttggttttaatttgttgATAGACTTGCTTCTCATGTGCTGATTTTGAGAAGAGTATCCTGATTGAAAGCTCCTAGGACCAGTTAAGCAAAGGATTTCTACCTCTCTTATTCCATGACTGGCTGCTTCATTGTTTGTgaatataagaaagaaaaaaaaaaccaaccttgTCAGAGACCCTTTTAAAATCAGCTTTAATGTATATATCTGAAAACAGTCCCATGTCTCGGGAGTGTGAGGGAGACAGACATTTGGAGGAGAACCTTCTTATTTAGTAGACATAGTAATGAATGGAATGGAAACAAGGACTTAAAAGCACCCATCTTGGAAGGCCAAAAATGGAAATTCAGTTTCCTCTCAGAAATGGGCCTTGCATTGTGTCACTGGGGACAATGGAAATAGAAGCCAGAAGTCATGGTTTATTTTGAGAATGCTGTGAAACAGTTGTCCCCGTTAGACGATTGTGTTGTGCAGCAGTGGGGAAGTCCTGGAACTGCACTTGTGTTGACCCCCCCTTCACCACCGTTTACCTCCAGCCCCCAGGGAACACAGTCTTTCCTGGCtgttgccatatatatatatgttcttaTTCCAGTCTGATCCTCTCTCATCCCCAAAATAATCAGCATGAGCAGAACGAAGCAGATGGTACAAGCCTTCTTTGGCATACTGGCAGATCTGTATCACTCACTGAGTATTTTTAGAATCGAGGGGACTGAAAATTGTGTCCTGAGATGTTTTGGGGGAAGACTTACTATCTTTCCATGGTGACAGGTGTTGAAATAGTACCGTATTTAAGATTCAAGTGCAGTATGTATGTCAAGTGACAGAACAGACCCATTCTCATCAGGACCTTCACTCTGTCActtctctgttaggttgctggtgGTCTGCCATTCAAAACGAAGTAACCCTAAGTCTGTTCTGGTGGTCTGCCATTCAAAACGAAGTAACCCTAAGTCTGTTTCAAGGACGGGGCCAGAAAGAGTATCGGGTTTCATCCAAAGATTGGAATCTTTAATATACAGCCAACACCAATTGAGAACATGGCGATGAGAGATGTAGTATACAGCCACAtggtttttgtggttttttttttagatagCTGAGCTTTGATCCTGAGCCACAAAGAATTTATAGTCTGTGGGGAAAGACAATTTTTATAGAAGTTTGTGAATATATCATGAAAACAGTGCAAATATTTGTATTCTCAGGTCCATATTTATGAAATACACAATTATGGTAACTGGAATGTTATAACTATTTATGAAGTTGAGTTCATTCCTAAAGACTCCCTGAAGAAGTTAGAGAATGTTCACTATCATGGACTCCATTCAGGTCAGCATTTGAGGACCAGCCTTGTACTCTGTGGTGTTGTGTATATTAAACACAACCCTAAAACTTAACAAGATAAAGTCTTAGGAGAAAGACATTTATGAAGCAAGTATGAAAAGTTTAAGTTAAAGTTGGAGGACTTGAGGTTGGAGGAAATGAGCCTCAAGCTTAGACAAAGCATGGCCATGTTGCTCTCTGATTATACCTGCCATCTTCAAATGCCAAATTATTTAAATAGACACAGCTAGTGGCTGCTGTGTGGGACACGAGTCTTGTTTCACAGCAGCATATTTTGAATGTTCAGTAGCCATGATAATATAACATTCCCGTCATCACCAAAGTTCTGTTGGCTACACTGGTCATCTCATAAAGCAAAACTTGGGGAGAATTAATTTACTgagataaataggaaaaaaaaagtatatatgacTGGAATTGTAAGCAGGTGAGACAAACACAAAATCTTCCCTACCAAAACCAGTTCCTCTGAAGTGATGAGGACTGTTTTGAGTTTAGCTGTAAAGGGAAGGAAGGATAGTTATATTTCAAACTTCATAATCAGTGTATGTTTTAGTCTTTTAAAAACAGACTTGAGAAGAGGAAAAGAGCAATCCCAAGTGATGGGAGTGTTTTAAAGCTGGTCGAGTATTATGGCCAGGCCTAGGCTGGCTGTGAAGTAGGATGGGATCCTAAGACCTGGCAGCACAGGCTCCATGAGTGAGATGGAATTCCTAGAAGGAATTTGTAGCCAGGGTTATTGAGGATGCCTCAAGGTGAGGCCTCAGGAAGGAGATGGAAAACTGGAAGGGAATGAGGGGTTGGACAGGACTTTGGGTGATCTGCCTTGGACACATTTTCACAAATGATGGTCCAATGATAGAGAAAGAAGGGTCTGGAGTTTGGTGATTCTTGCGAGTGAGAGGGATGTTAATGACCTGGGTTTTAGATAGGTTGAACTAAAGGTAGGAATAAGGAAATGTCCCCATAAACAAAAGGGTAAGAGGCAGACAGGACCGTTTTCCCGAGGACAGTGCCTATAAATGTGGCCTGAATGTCCTTGCGAGCTATCAGTTCTGTTTGCACGGGGCTGTTCCATCTCCCCTCGCCACGTCAGCTTTAACCCACATTTTGTTTCCTCAGTCCTTGTGCATAGTTATCTCACAAGCAAATTAACTTAGATGTATACAAAtgacttcttctcatcctctggaAGTTTGGACAGGTGTCATAAACAACTTGTGCTATACTAAAACAGGTGAAGAGAAAAGGCCAGTGGTTTGAATAAGGGGTGATTTTTGTGTGTGGACCAGTAGAGCCCTCCAATGAGGGCAgggaggtttttttctttttcttttgcccGTCTGCTGAGCCTCACTGACCAGAATTTTCAAAGTAGATGATGCTGAGTCTATGTCACAGAGTGCTTCCTCAGCCCTCTGAGAGCTGGCCAGTGATGCCTTGCCACTCGGGAGGAGCAGATGAGTGGGTTTCTATGCAGAAGGGCCTCTCAAAGCACAGGGCAGGTGGAGAATCGTGCCCACTAGAGCCATGTGAAGGAACAGGCTGGCCGTGGGTAGTCGGCTCTGAAGTGTTAGGGAGGGAAAGTGTGGTTTTCAAGTGGCTGATGTGAGAAATGCATTCCTCTTATCTCCACAGGCTGTCAGATGATGCAGACCCCCTTCCTGTGCCTGGATCTCTTCTGTGCCTCAGACTTTCTCGCTTGGGCTCAAGGCTGCATGTGAAGTGGGACTTGGGAAAGGAGAGGACAGAATTagtggctgctgctgctgcctctGCCCTGCACCTTCCTTCCCTGTGTGCCTCAGTGGTACACCGTTTGATTGGCCTATCTGAAAAGGAAGGTGTGAGAAGCAAAGCCCATGGCCGCATTCCCCTGCCAAATATGTGGCAAAACGTTCCTCACTCTGGAGAAGTTCACTGTTCACAGTTATTCCCACACCAGGGAGCGCCCGTTCAAGTGTTTGCAGACCGACTGTGgcaaagccttcgtttccagataTAAATTGATGAGGTGAGAGGCTTTAGAAAGGTATGTGCTTTTACAGGGCCTTTAAGTGGCTCTGGAGCCTTCAGTCCACTCACAGTAACAGGATACAGGATCTGAATCTATATTTTAGCCTTTTAGGGAGTCTTCAAAGCTGTCTCTCCAATGATTACTGTGCTTTTCTGCATCCCTTTTGCTTTGCCATGTTGGTTAATTCCTTCAACAGACATTTCTTGTACCCACAGGGTAGCAGGCCTAAGAGCAGAAAGGTGAGAAGGGGGTGAGGTAGGCATGCAGAACTATTAAATGCAGTGGTGCCTTGACAGCTGTGCAGGTAGAGGCTCCTCAGGAGGGACAGTCCTCCTCTGAGATCTACAgcatggggagaaaaaaaaaaaaaaaaagctctaacCCTTGGCCTTCAGGTGCTATGCACCGAGGGTAACCCTGGAGGAGGAGAGGGTGAGACCAAGCACATCAGTGAGAAGGAAACAGGTGACCCAGGTCTCACCCACTATCTGGAAGGGCTCCTTTTTATTAATTAGAGCATTAGAAAGATGACTTTGACAGTAATGTGGAGAAGAGGCTGATTGGAAACCTGTCACAAGAGTCTGTATACAAAATGGGAGGGCTTGCCAGGTCCCAAGAgcaacaggaagaagaaaggccCATGAGTGCGAACTTTTGGAGTGGTTTGTCACCTTGGGTGGAAAAAGTACTCAAACATGTAAAGTTCAACTGGTCCTACAGATGCCAAGCATATGCATTGAATCAGATGGGCAGAGGCCTCTGTGATATACCAAAGGGTAAAAACCACTGTTGTAGCAGATTCATcttctttaaaaatacatttaatctgGATGATTTTGAGTGTTTGTTAGGTGCTTACTTCTATGAGGGAAATGAGAGATATATCTTCTGCCttcaagggatttttttttttttaatagaaacagGTTTTCGTCCATCATAGACAGGACAAAATGTACAGTCAGACACTAGTCTGAGGGACAATGACTGCAGTCGGCATGGTGTCTACAGTGCCCAAGAGCCACGTGCACAGCACTCTATGAATGTGGCACTTCTTTTGATGCCTGGTTAAGAGAGATGTGCCACTCACCTCTAATCTTCTTGAAATAATCTTTAAAGCTTCACCTTTCTGACTGCTTACATCTAAGTGCAGAGTTTAGAGAATTGGCACAGACTACATTATCATTTCAATCTCAGAGTGCCCTGGGGGAAGGTAGATATGAATTATGCTGGTGGCCCTTGATACCGCTGTTACAGATGATACAATCTAAGTGTGTAAAAGCTTAGGTATTTTATACCTCAGAGATATAATTTAATCTGGATGTGCACGGGCCACCCCCTAGTGCTAAGAAATAGCAGAATGGCGGGTGCACTGATTCTGTCACAGTGGCTCCCTGGTTTGCATGGAGCTTGTTAGTGTGCACAGCAAACATCTCCATTCCAAACACTGAAGGCAGCCTGGGCTGCAGCCTGGTCCACAAGTAAAGACTGAGATAAATGCCTGGGAAACAAAGTGGAACTTACAGATTATTGGAATGAGTAGAATTAGTTGGGATTACTGTGGTCAACCACACTCAAATATTAAGCAATATTTAGGAGGCAGTAGGTTCAAGGGAAATGTTCAGTTAAGGGCATAAAATTGGCAAAAAGAAGCTGTATACTTTATGCAAAAACCACTGCCCCCAGCCTCAACATTTCCTGCCTCTGGCCTACAAGCGCCCTCATAAAAAACCCAAGTGGTGAGATGGCATGATTCTTTCTTTAGGTCTGTCTTTAAAAAGAGATGATAGGGCAGCATTCCATCCTATTTCCCAACAGTTGCAACAGAAGTTTCATTTTATAAGATTgaagggaaaaacaaacaaacaaactgacttgTTAAACCAGAAAGGAGAACATAGGTCCCAATAGCAAACAATGGGATCAGTTTGGTGGAGGTTGGCAAAGAGCAAGAAAAGATGGCAGGGCAGTCTCAATCACCCATGAAGACTTATAAGAGCATTGGCATGATCCAGTTGACACCCAAGATGCTAGCATTTGGTGCTGAGTATAGGATACCCTAAAACTggtagtttcagaggttttgggGTAAGGAGAGAAGTTGAAGGTGGGTACCAAGTTGTGGAAGTCATTTGCATTGATTAATGTTCTAGATTGGGACTGTTGCATGAGGAAGTAAAAGGAAGAACTGGACACCAGGCAAAGGATGGTCACCAATCTCTAAGGGATGGGAACTGATGAAAGGTGGTAATATTGCTTAAGTACTAATGCCAACCTGTGCTCCATTCCTACAAGAGTAGGCAGGAAATGCCAGGTCCAGCCTTATCAACTTGGTATTGATCTGCTCATGAGTGATAGGTGAAATCAAACCAAATTAAAATGTTCCACAAAGAAATGGGAGAAGGGCAACACTAGAAGACCTAGCCAGACCTCTGGGGTCCTGTTCATAAGCCACCTCCCCCTTCATTATCAATTCCTGTGATATATCTTGTAGAACAGCATGGGTGTTTGCTCCCTGACATGCTCTAAAAGCCTTTCTTCAGCCTATGAATTTATACATCTAGAACATGGAGACACTGGCATATTTCAGATCTCTCAAATGCCTACTGTATTGGTTCTTGTCTCTGAGTGTTGTTCCCATCTTACAGTATCTGCCGCATTAGGCATACTAAACTGTGTGTCCTGGAGGAAAGAGAGGGAACCAGCTTTTCTTGCTGCACATagcaggctattttttttttaagtgagagaGGAAGGTTTTGCTTTGAATCACACCAGCCTTATCATTTTTGAACTGGCTTCCAGTTTGCCTCGTAGTGGGACCACTATCACTGTCTGCCAAAGCACTGCTGTTGTAGAACACTTTCCTGTTCCATCTCTAGGACTGGGCAAGACAGGGTTGGTTGTTGGGTAGAAGATATAATTAAGTACACTTTTAACTTATTCTGTCTTCAAGAGATCTTTTCTTGGTAGAATGAGTTGTTAGAAGTTCTTCTGTATCCAGAGTCACTAGTTCAAAGGATTCAATTTGCATTTAAATTGTTAATAAAACAAATTAAGCCTCTAAAGAGAAGTGCACTCACTTTTACTGCACTCACCAGTGCACTAAAGAAGATAACTGTCATAAGGGACACAAAGTAACCTGTGTGCTACCTGCGAGCTACAACTTGTAATGAAGGATTGTATTTTATGAGTCCTTAGATTTTTAGTTATTAAAatgaatctttttaaaattcaagGATGGCAGAGATCTTAAAAACTGGCTTCAGCTTGACACTTTCTCTGAGGCTAAGGATAGACATTTCAaaggttcctttttttttctcagttgaTACAGACCATGCAGGAATTGTATTAGGAACAATGATCTAAAACTGGGAAAGTGGGTCACTTTCGAAAATTTCAATTTACAAAAAATGTCAAGTGTCCCTTGAACCCcctcctgaaaaaatatttttcatgatcacatatttttaaatacttgCATACAGATTTCTGAACAAATACATTAAGAAAATATGTTCCTAAAAATATTCCTGATAGATGTGAAAGTTGCATTATATCTTTAGTAGTTcgtgatttttttttacaataaaattttatgtatttggaaaatacaggaaaaattaattcaaataaaAATGCCAAAACCTAGATTAACTCTATTACCATTTTGACACAATATTGTTTCTAGACCTTTCTTGTCATAAAGTAATTCTTGTGTAATGTTCCCTTCTGTTCCTAGGCATATGGCCACTCACTCACCGCAGAAATCTCACCAGTGCACTCATTGTGAAAAGACGTTCAACCGGAAAGACCACCTGAAGAACCACCTCCAGACCCACGACCCCAACAAGATGGCCTATGTGTGCGAAGAGTGTGGGAAGAAGTACCACACCTTGCTGGGCTACAAGAGGCACATGGCCCTGCATTCAGCCAGCAGCGGGGACCTCACCTGTGGGGTCTGCGCTCTGGAGCTGGGGAGCACCGAGGCGCTGCTTGACCACCTCAAAGCCCATGCAGAAGAAAAGCCCCCGCCTGTACCCAAGGAGAAGAAGCACCAGTGCGACCACTGTGAGAGATGCTTCTACACCCGGAAGGATGTGCGACGCCACCTGGTGGTCCACACAGGATGCAAGGACTTCCTGTGCCAGTTCTGCGCCCAGAGATTTGGGCGCAAGGATCACCTCACCCGTCATACCAAGAAGACACACTCGCAGGAGCTCATGAGAGAGAGTATGCAGGCCGGAGGAGACCTTCTGAGCAACTTCCACACTATGGAGCCTTCATTCCAAGTGAAGGCTCCTCCCATGTCTCCTTTCCCGATAGGAGTTCCTGCCCAGGATGGGCTTGTAGGTAGCTTGCCACCTGAGGTTCACAGCCTCACCCTTGGGCCTCCAGAACAGGCCATCCAGCCTATGCCACCACCACTGCCAGAGCCCATTGTCTCTCTGCACCCCATGGTAGCACCAAGCTCTCCTCCTGAAGTCTTTCAGATTCCTAAGTTCACCGCCAGTGCTACCTCATACCCTATACTTCCTAGCCTGCCTTTCAAAGCAGATACTAAAGGGTTTTACAACATCACTTTCTTTGAGGACTTGCCTATGCAAGAACCTCAGCCACCTCACAGGTTCAACCTAGGCTTTGAGCTGGCTAACGGAGAGCTCCTTCCCGGGGAGCTGGTGGCAGATGCTGTGAATCTAACAATCCCTGCCGCTCTCGATATATCCTCCCTGTTGAGTTTCTGGCAGTTTGTCCCTCCTGCTCCCCCAAATGTCTTTGGAGATAGCACTATCACTCTGGGGCCTATGGAACCTCTGCCCCATACATTTGCCTATCTGGAGCAGCAGCAGCCACCACCGCTGCCGCCGCCCCCACCGCCCCCACCACCTCCACCGCCCCCAccgcccccaccaccaccacagccACAGCCACCACAGCAGCAGATACATCTGCTTCAGGGGCAGCCACAGATACAGTTATTTCAGGGGCAGCCGCAGATACAGCTGTTTCAGGGGCAGCCGCAGATACAGCTGTTTCAGGGGCAGCCGCAGATACAGCTGCCATTGGTGCAGCCACAGATACAGCTGCCGCTGGTGCAGCCGCAGATACAGCTGCCGCAGGCGCAGCCGCAGATACAGCTGCCGCAGGGGCAGCCGCAGATACAGCTGCCACAGGGGCAGCCGCAGATACAGCTGCCACAGGCGCAGCCGCAGATACAGCTGCCTCAGGGGCAGCAGCAGATACAGCTGCCGCAGGCGCAGCAGCAGATACAGCTGCCACAGCTGCAGGAACAGCAGCTGCAGGAAGTGCAGCTCCAGCAGGGGCAGCTGCAGGAGGTGCAGCTGCATGAGATACAGCTGCAGGAGGCGCAGCTGCAGGAGATGCAGCTGCAGGAGGTGCAGATGCAGGAGGGGGAGATGCAGGAGGGGGAGATGCAGGAGGGGCAGATGCAGGAGGAAGAGCTGCAGGAGGAGCAGCTGGAGGAGGGGCAGCCACCAGAAGCCCCAGTGGCTGTGGGCACCGTGAATCTGGGCCAGCTCCCCCTGCCCCCGATTCCCCCAGTCTTTACAAACGGCACCACCACTGCCATCCTGCCTCATTTCCATCATGCCTTCAGATAAATAGTCTTTAAAAGCAAATTTTTCTGATTGTGGAAGATGTTTTAAGAAGCATTTTAAACATCAGTTATGATACAAGGAAAGATGTAGAAAACAGGAATGGGAGTATGGCGTATTCAGTGATGACTTGTCTTAAGAGAATTCTCGAATTGCATGTATTGTGCCAATCTGTCCTGAGTATTCATGCTTTGTACCAAATTTAACGAGTGCGTGTTCTTTAATCAAACTGCAAATATTGTCATAACCAACATCGAAAATGACAGCTGCTATATATAAGTGTTTGTCATATTGAGATTAATTGTAAGCCATGATCATCATGTTAACTAAATaactttttatgtggcactgcctAGTATGGAAAGGCTTGGACTTCTCCAAGTTGggagaacaactttttttttctttctttttttttttttaataagaatatAACCTTTATATGTATGCTATATTACAACTAAGCTGTGTATCTCTCTGTTCAGGGATTTTTCTACCTTTAGGGTTGAACGTAGTTTAGTTACTATTACCATAGCCAACCTGTAGTTTTAGAGAAAGAAAATCCTTGTGGAACAATAGGTTCCTCCATTTTTAAGCATTTTAAATGTAGTTTGAATATTTTCCATAtgatgctgcaatgtgagttatcACTTCATTTATCTTAAAGACAAAACTGGTTGTCAGTTACAtctgcctgaaaaaaaaaatcactgtgtaACCAGGTTAAGTGGTAAAATAATCCAGGCGTCAGTCAAAGACATTGTGCTGACTATAATATCGATTATATTTTTAAcaggaatttaaaaatattactggAATTTATATATTAAACGAGTTTTCTTTGCCTAGCTTAAACTACTATTCAAGCTGCTTAAGTTCTTAAGTATTGTTTTTAATCACCAATAGATAAGTGCATTTGTAATTCATCAGTTTAAGCCATTATTAGCATTTACTCAAAGAGGATTACATTTTACAATGTAACTGTACCTGTAATCTCTGTCTCTGAAATCTCTTTCTCTTGAATATGGTATCTTATGAGTTTTTGACATGTAAACTGTAACCTTTTAAAaacctttgtattttgtttagaggttTTCTTTTCCATAAACATGTATCTTACATATaataaactttacatatcttgcaATACGGCTTGATTAATTTTCACATAGCTACACCTGCGTCAACATTAAACACTCTGATCAAAATAGACAATGTTCTAACTCCCTAGTGCCCCCTCCTGGTCATTACTTCCTCCACAGAATATAAACTATCGTTCTTGGTCTGCATCTGTTAGAAACTTGACCTTTTGAATAAAATCAGTTATTTCTGATGTATAGGTCAGAATACTACCTACTAGAGTTTAATCTACTCTGGCTACTATGATCCATTTTATAACAGCATTTACCATTAATTTCTAATACAAATTAGAAATTTACTTATTCCTTACAAGGATTTCTTTAGAAAGTATTATGCCCCTTAAATCTGACAGACTAGTTTGGGAGGGCAGAGAAAGGGGAGTGTTGTATTTGCACATCCCAGGATTACACTAAGTGAGAGAAACTCTGGCCATGACAAAGGGCAAAAGCTAGGCTGAAGCATGTAGAGTTAATATAGAGGAACTTAAAACTATGGGATCCAGATGGGCTTTCTTGTTTTTCCAGCACCAGGGACAGAACCAATAGCTTCACATGAACTAGgaaagcattctgccactgagcttcacCACTAAGCCCCAAACTAAGGTCCTTAAACTATAGTGGAGCCAGAGGGAAGGAAACAAGGCAAAATGAGATATAGGGAAGGAATCCAGTGCCCATGCTCTAGACGTCCAAGTCAGTTCCCACATCCCATCCTTCCTCTTGGCAGGAAGCATCCCTCCAGAACAAGGGATTGTGGGAGCTTTATCTCACCTCATCTTAAGACCTCCCAAAATCTGTTTATAGAAGCGTCCACAAATACTTTTACATGGCTTAATATAGTCTTTGGTCAGTTCTGGAATGCACACCTGATGTTCCTGAACATAAATCAATGGTATTTGGTCCCCAAAATTCAGGTCATGAGAGCTTCCGATGTTTTTGCTATACTATTATGGGGGTAACTTGGGAATCTCTTGCTGAAATTGAGGAAAGAAACTTCACTGAATTTTCCCTATTAAAGTTCCCAATGAAGAAAAACAAAGTTGTTGAGCTAAAAAGTATGAGACTAAATATAAATGgctcttcaaaaaaagaaaaaaaaaaactgatgctTAAGACAGCAAAGAGGAGGAAGAACTGGCTCACCTTCTCCCAGCAGCTgtaggaggaaagaaggaaattgGCTTCTGATTTGGCCCTGGTAAATGGGATTGGGGCCTTTGGTGTTCTTACACAGGGTGGAAAGGTTTCTGCGAACTTTCCTCCTGTGAGTTTCCCCCTAAATATGGTCCGTGTGAGATCTATATGAACAATTCTACATTATATAGGAAGGAACATTTAAAGTAGGAATCAttactaatggtaatattaggtgcaAATATTAAAGCTGGGTGAGGACagatttaatgtagaaaagatgctgGTTAAAACGCAGTATTTCTAGTAAATAAATAACACTAGTACTCCAAAGACTATGTCACAAAAAGTTTCAACTTCCAAAGCAACACTATTAAATGCCTAAGAAATATTTGATAAAAAAAACTTCAAGTGAATCTTAAACAGTATCATACAAGTTGGTGTGTTTAATGATTTTGTTTTGAAAATTGTGAAGGGAGTAAATAAAGAGGAAAGTCGAAGCTAGTGTTACTTATCCTA
This region of Callospermophilus lateralis isolate mCalLat2 chromosome 6, mCalLat2.hap1, whole genome shotgun sequence genomic DNA includes:
- the Plagl1 gene encoding zinc finger protein PLAGL1 isoform X1 — encoded protein: MAAFPCQICGKTFLTLEKFTVHSYSHTRERPFKCLQTDCGKAFVSRYKLMRHMATHSPQKSHQCTHCEKTFNRKDHLKNHLQTHDPNKMAYVCEECGKKYHTLLGYKRHMALHSASSGDLTCGVCALELGSTEALLDHLKAHAEEKPPPVPKEKKHQCDHCERCFYTRKDVRRHLVVHTGCKDFLCQFCAQRFGRKDHLTRHTKKTHSQELMRESMQAGGDLLSNFHTMEPSFQVKAPPMSPFPIGVPAQDGLVGSLPPEVHSLTLGPPEQAIQPMPPPLPEPIVSLHPMVAPSSPPEVFQIPKFTASATSYPILPSLPFKADTKGFYNITFFEDLPMQEPQPPHRFNLGFELANGELLPGELVADAVNLTIPAALDISSLLSFWQFVPPAPPNVFGDSTITLGPMEPLPHTFAYLEQQQPPPLPPPPPPPPPPPPPPPPPPPQPQPPQQQIHLLQGQPQIQLFQGQPQIQLFQGQPQIQLFQGQPQIQLPLVQPQIQLPLVQPQIQLPQAQPQIQLPQGQPQIQLPQGQPQIQLPQAQPQIQLPQGQQQIQLPQAQQQIQLPQLQEQQLQEVQLQQGQLQEVQLHEIQLQEAQLQEMQLQEVQMQEGEMQEGEMQEGQMQEEELQEEQLEEGQPPEAPVAVGTVNLGQLPLPPIPPVFTNGTTTAILPHFHHAFR
- the Plagl1 gene encoding zinc finger protein PLAGL1 isoform X2 encodes the protein MATHSPQKSHQCTHCEKTFNRKDHLKNHLQTHDPNKMAYVCEECGKKYHTLLGYKRHMALHSASSGDLTCGVCALELGSTEALLDHLKAHAEEKPPPVPKEKKHQCDHCERCFYTRKDVRRHLVVHTGCKDFLCQFCAQRFGRKDHLTRHTKKTHSQELMRESMQAGGDLLSNFHTMEPSFQVKAPPMSPFPIGVPAQDGLVGSLPPEVHSLTLGPPEQAIQPMPPPLPEPIVSLHPMVAPSSPPEVFQIPKFTASATSYPILPSLPFKADTKGFYNITFFEDLPMQEPQPPHRFNLGFELANGELLPGELVADAVNLTIPAALDISSLLSFWQFVPPAPPNVFGDSTITLGPMEPLPHTFAYLEQQQPPPLPPPPPPPPPPPPPPPPPPPQPQPPQQQIHLLQGQPQIQLFQGQPQIQLFQGQPQIQLFQGQPQIQLPLVQPQIQLPLVQPQIQLPQAQPQIQLPQGQPQIQLPQGQPQIQLPQAQPQIQLPQGQQQIQLPQAQQQIQLPQLQEQQLQEVQLQQGQLQEVQLHEIQLQEAQLQEMQLQEVQMQEGEMQEGEMQEGQMQEEELQEEQLEEGQPPEAPVAVGTVNLGQLPLPPIPPVFTNGTTTAILPHFHHAFR